The DNA window ACAGCGACCTATGAACGTCGATTCAGCGACGCTTTCCATCTGTCCCACAATTTTTGCTGCCAAGGGGTCACATCCATGGGGATGCGCTCAGATGACGTCTTCTGAACCTGGTCAAGTTGCTCTAGTTCGTTGCGCAATTGACGGAGGATCGGGATCAGGGCGAGCCCGGCCAACAAGCCAGCAATCAAAAGAATCGGCAAGACGACGGGTAGCAACGCCGCCATCAGCACCAATCCCAAACCAAAAACAAGACCAGAAATAAGTTGTTGCTGCCATCGAGGACGCGATCGACCTGGAAGCTGTTTCATGGCATCGCTGTCAGCCTGAGCGCACTCTTCCATATCAGCCCCGGATGACCAAGCCACAACGCACTGTCTTGATCACTGGGGCTTCCAGCGGAATTGGCAAAGCAACCGCTCAACGGCTCCTTCTTCAAGGCTGGAAGGTGATCGCTGCGGCACGAAAAACTGAAGCGATGAATGATCTTCGTGAGTTAGGGGCCGAAGTGCTGACTCTTGACATCACGGACATCCAATCAAGGCAAGCCGTTGTGACGCATATCCATCAACAATTTGGTGCTCTTGATGCCCTTGTGAACAACGCTGGATTTGGAGATGTTGGTCCCATCGAAACCATGCCAATTCAGACCGCTGAAAACCTGTTTCAGGTCAATGTCTTCGGTCTCATCGGCCTCACTCAGTTGGTTTTACCTGAAATGAGAAAGCGTGGAAAAGGCACGGTCATCAATCTTTCCTCGATCGCGGGCCGATTTGTTACCCCTGGAGCCGGGTGGTATGGAGCAAGCAAATTTGCTTTAGAGGCGCTCAGCGATGCCTTACGTCTCGAGCTTCACCAATTCGGAATCAACGTCGTCGTCATCGAACCCGGCTTAATTGCAACTCGCTTCGAAACTCTCACGAGGAAATCCATGGCCGAAGCCCAAAAAGACCCCGCTTGGGCTCCCATGATGAGGAAAGTGGAAGAAAATTGGCAGGAGGGGTTCAAAAGGGCATCTCCAGCAGACGTTGTGGCGGCAACCATCCAAAAGGCCTTGGATGCTCGCACTCCAAAAGCGCGATACCTCTGCGGACACCGAGCCGAGTCTGCAGTCATACAAAGACTGTTGCCCACTAATCTGTGGGACGGCATCGTTCGCTGGCAAATGACGTAGGAGCTACCAAATCAACGCCCAAAGCGCGACGTTTTCGATACAGAGTGTTACAGTACCGGCACCTTCAGGTGCGGTAATTCCATGTTCACGATCGATAAGGCCGCGCAAATATTTCCAGATACACGCACAGCAGATGCCGTTCCAGCGATTACTGCTCGCTACAAGCTGTTGAGTGCAGAAGATCAACTCGCTTTGATCTGGTTTGCCTACTTAGAGATGGGGCGCACGATCACCGTGGCCGCTCCTGGCGCTGCTCGAATGGCAATCGCCCAGCCAACCTTGGATGAAATTACAGGGATGAGCTTCAGTGAGCAAAGTCGCGTGATGTGCGACTTAGCTGGAAAAGTTGATGCTCCAATTTCAAAGCGTTATGCC is part of the Synechococcus sp. WH 8016 genome and encodes:
- a CDS encoding SDR family NAD(P)-dependent oxidoreductase: MTKPQRTVLITGASSGIGKATAQRLLLQGWKVIAAARKTEAMNDLRELGAEVLTLDITDIQSRQAVVTHIHQQFGALDALVNNAGFGDVGPIETMPIQTAENLFQVNVFGLIGLTQLVLPEMRKRGKGTVINLSSIAGRFVTPGAGWYGASKFALEALSDALRLELHQFGINVVVIEPGLIATRFETLTRKSMAEAQKDPAWAPMMRKVEENWQEGFKRASPADVVAATIQKALDARTPKARYLCGHRAESAVIQRLLPTNLWDGIVRWQMT